The DNA sequence GATCGGGTCATTGACGTCATATTCGGGGGAACAGCTTCTAGAGGATTCTCTCACAACTCCAGGAAAACATACGCTCGAGAAGTCTTCAACGTCAATTCCTCGACAGTTAAACGCCCTCGTGCGAATCTGACCCCGGTCATTTCCTTCTTCGATGATCATTATCACCCGGGACTCATCGAGGGTCATCAAGATGCTCTTGTCATCACAACCCGAGTAGGAAATAATACTTTGAAAAAGATGTTAGTCGACAACGGAAGTTCTATCGATGTCCTCTACCATCACGCCTTTTCGCGAATGGACATCGGAGATCGACGGCTCGAGAACTCTCGAACACCGTTGTACGGATTTACCAGAAATGAAGTCCATGTGGTAGGAACCATTGATATGCCAATTCTCTTTGGCTCACCACCTTTCCAGGTTTAGAAAGTCATTAAATTTCATGTGATCAGTGCTTCCTCCAGCTTTAATGCCATCCTAGGCCGCACTACAATCACTGCCCTAAaagcaataacttcaatctcccatttGAAGATGAAATTTCCCACCGACTTCGGCGTCGGAGAAATGATTGGAGATTAGGCGACTGCGAGACAGTGCTACCTGACAACAGTTTCCCCAAAGAAAAAGGGGGAGGATGATCTAGGAGTCAACCAAATACTCGAGATCGACCCCCGCGACTCAATTGAATCTATAAATCAGAATTCATGTTTCCCTGCAGAAGAGACGGAGGAGATCGAAGTGGTCACCGGCAACCCAACAAAGACAACCAAGGTGGGAAAAGGACTCCCTGAACATTTGAAGCAAGAGATCATTAACCTTATTAGAGAATTTATCGATATCTTCACCTGGGACCCGAAAGACATGCCAGGAATTCCCGAGATCATCGCACGCCATTCCCTCCACATCAACAAAAACATTGCTCCAATACGGCAAAAATGTCGAATATTCTCTGACGAAAAGAGGGTAGCTATTGATCAAGAAATTGACCAACTTCTCGAAGCTAAATTCATCGAACCCGTCCAGTTCCCCACATGGATCTCCAATGTCGTTTTGGTCAAGAAGCACAacggaaaatggagaatgtgtgtcgaCTATTCTGATGTTAACAGAGCATGCCCCAAAGATTTCTATCCACTCCCAAACATCGATCAGCTGATCGACTCTACAGCAGGGAACGAACTCCTTTCCTTTATGGATGCGTTTTCAAGGTACAATCAGATAAAAATGGATTCTCATGACTGGGAGCAAACGGAATTCATTACTCACAGAGGAGTGTTCAGATATCGGGTCATGCCCTTCGGGTTGATTAATGTTGGCGCAACTTTTCAACAGATGATGGACACAATCTTTGGCTCGCAAATAGAGAAAAACATGTTAATCTACGTCGACGACATGATAACCAAGTCCAAACTCGCCGTTAACCACTCACTTGATCTTCATGAGACCTTTGAAAATGCCCGGAAGCATAACTTGCGCCTCAACCCTAACAAATGCTCATTCGGTCTTACATCCGGCAAGTTTCTGGGATTTCTGGTCACACAGCGAGGCATCGAGGCTGACCCCGTACAGACAAAAGCCTTCCTTGAAATGGATGATCCAAAATCCATCAAAGACTTGCAAAAGCTAACAGGATGCATAGCAGCCCTGCAAAGATTCATCTCGCAATCGTCCAAAAGGTGCCTCCCGTTCTTCGTCACCATAAAAAAGGCTTCAAGATCAACACCATTCAAATGGAACGATGAGTGCAAATCCAGCTTCACGGAACTCAAAGTGTTTTTAACAAATCCTCATATCTTTACTAGGCCAATCCCAGGCGAAGCTCTGCGCATTTATCTATCGACGTCCGACGAAATAGTCGCAGTCGTCCTTGTCCGACTCGACGAAGGAAGAGAGGTTCCCGTGTACTACATTAGTCACTCACTGCGTGATGCTGAAACTCGGTACCCTCAAGTTGAAAAGCTCGTGTACGCCTTAGTCATTGCAAGCAGAAAACTCCGACACTATTTCCAAGCAAGGGAAATTCACGTGTTAACAAATGCGCCGCTTAAAAGAATCCTGCACAAACCCGATATGACAGGAAGGCTCGTCGCATGGACCATCGAATTAATTCAGTTCTACATCGAGTATAAATCACGAACAGCCATAAAGGCTCAGGTCCTCTCAAATTTTGTAGCAGAATGCCAATTCAAGGCCAAAGCGTCGAATCCCGAAGAAGCCCAGCTAAGGTCGTGGCTGTTGTTTGTTGATGGATCATCGACCTCGAATTCTGGTGGTGCAAGGATAATTCTTATCAGCCCAGATGGGTTTAAAGTCCAGCAAGCCCTTAAGTTCGAATTCCAAGTGACAAATAACGTGGCCGAGTACGAGGCATTAATTACAGGATTAAAATTGGCAACGGACCTCGAGGTAGAAATTATCGACATATTTGGCGATTCCCAGCTGGTAGTTAAGCAAATAAGCGGAGAGTTTAAGACTCATAATGAAAACATGGCTAAATACCTTGCAATAACACAAGAGCTGCTCAAGAAATTCTTCTCCTGGAAACTCTCAAATGTTGATAGAACAAAAAATCAGTGGGCTGATTCCCTCGCCAAGTTAGCCTCGTCCAATCTGAAAATGAACCTCGACCCAGTATATATTGACAGTCTGAAATCCCCCGCTATCGACACATTGATGATCCACAACATTTAGAGTAACCCTGACTGGCGAAGCCCTATCCTCGAGTACATCCTAGAAAATAAACTTCTCATGGAGAAAAGTGAAGCTCGCGCTATCATGTTTAAGGCAAGGAACTATTGAACGGTCGGCTCAGTGTTGTATCGACGTGCTTTGACTGAACCACTTCTCCGATGTTTAAGCCCAGAAGAGGCCGATCAAGCAATCCTCCAGGTTCACATGGGAATATGTGGCGAACATCTTGGGGGAAAGAACCTAGCTCTTAAAATCATGAGTCAGGGGATGTATTGGCCCATACTCCGAAAAGATTGTGAAAGTTACATCCGCAAATGCCAGGCATGCCAACGTCATGGTAGCGTGAGTCATCGAACCACAACAGAGCTCAACTCGATCCTCGCCCCTTGACCTTTCTATCAATAGGGAATCGATATCGTGGGGCCCTTCCCAAAGTCTAAAAGTCAGTGCCAATACATCGTGGTTGCCGTCGACTACACGACGAAGTGGGTCGAGGCAAAACCTCTCTCCAAGATCAGAGAAAAAAAAGATGATTGAATTTTTTATGGAATATGTGGTGTTTCGATTTGGAATTCCAAGGATTTTAGTCTCGGATAACGGGACACAATTTGTAGGCGCACAATTCGAAAAACCTTTAAGCGATTTGAAAATCCAACGTATCAAAGCATCGGTTGCATACCCACAGGCCAATGGCCTTGCGGAAGTAACGAACATAACCATCTTACAAGGATTAAAGAAAAGAATAGAAGAAATTCCCCGATGTTGGGTTGATGAGCTCCCTAATGTGCTGTGGTCCTACAAAAACTCCTCGAAGTGCAACGGGAGAAACTCCTTTCCGTCTCGTGTACGGCGTCGACGTTGTTTTGCCTGTCGAGATTAGTCTGATTTCCCCAAGAATCGAGGTCTTCGATCCTTCTCTCGCTGTCGAAGCATTACGCTTTCACAATGACTTACTTGAAGAAACAAGAGAGGAATCTAGACTTCGCATAATCGCACAGCAGGAGAAGACGGCAAGGTACTTCAACAAGAAAGTCAAAAATAAGCGATTCGAAGTGGGAGACCTCGTCCTTCGAGACTCCGCCACATCACAGCCAACAATCTCAGAAAAATTTAAACCAACATGGGAAGGCCCATACAAGGTATCAAAGGACGTTAGCACAAGAACCTATGAGCTCTCGTACCTCGATGGTCAACCAATTAAGAATGCCTAGAATGGTATCCACCTCAAGAAATTTTACCAGTGATTAACTCTTTATGTAATGATTAAAACTTCGAGGTCGTAGGGCCCTACCAAAAGCCAACCATCGATGCAATGAGGGTCGTTATGAGATCCCCATCGAGAGAATTTAAGTTATAAAAGCTTTCAAAATTACTTTACGAAAACGTCATAATTCATTCTCTGCTTCctcaaaaaaaaaacaaacaacaacataagttggatgTATCCCATTAGACTCCAAGTACAAATAACAAATGTACTCCCGAACGACGAGCAATAATCGATCCCTTCACATGCAAAATATTCTTACACAACAATTAAGCACTACGcaaacagactcaaaaataaaccAAAGACAATGCATCCCAGTGAAATCCAAGTGGTACGAAAACCTTACACTTGAAATTCCTAACACGAAAAACTTTAGTAGACTAACATTAAAATTACCAAATAGATAATCGAATATCATAAAAACGTCTAAGGCCACCAAAGCCTCATTCAAAGTACGGTAAACAATGTAGCATCAATCAAGAAACATCGTCTTACAACAGCAGAAACTTAAAATTCAAATTCATACATCATTTACGGGGCATTCCCCGCCTTCAATTTTTATCAGTCGGATCATTGGGCTGTGAAGCAGCGAGGTCAGCAATGTAATCCTCAAATGAGTGCCCATTGGTGTCCACCCCCGCCCCCTGCATCCTAGCAACACAACGCCAATAACCATCTCCAAGGGCGTTAGCAATGTCCTCGATCCCTTTTGAATTTCCGCCTTCAAAACAGCATTTTCATCGACAATCAGTTTGTACGATACATTTATTCCATCAACATGGTGCTCCCAACCTTCACACTTACTTCTTAGGTCACCGCGCTCTTTCTCAGCTTCTTGAAGCAACCGCTCGAGCTCCGACACCTTCGCATCCCTCGACTGCCCCGAAACCTCCATTTATCCCACCTTCTTGGTCAACGCGGTATTCACAGTAACCAACTCTGTAGATCTCTTCTCCAACTCTGAATAACTCGCCATAAGCTTTTTCCTCTCAACCCTAAGAGCACTCACCTCCGCTTCCAGTCTCTTGCAAGCCTCATCATTACCATCAGCACGAAATTCTTCCACGATTTGCATAAAATCTGCGAGGAACTGTTACAACCCACAAATACAaagttataaaataaataaaaaaaagagagaagaagaaaaagaagaataacTCAATGAAAAACAATACATGAAAACAAAATTCACATACCCTCCCGGCTCGACTCTTACACCTGTCGGCAAGGTCATCCCGACGCCGACCATCGAAGGCAATCGCGTCTTGGGGAAGATGAAAAAGATTAAAAGCCCTCAATAGCACGATTGTCCCTCCGGTCCAGCGCTTGGTGGGTTGAATCTCGACCCTCACAGGCTCCTTCTTGGATCGAGGCTCGCCAGTGTTGGACATAAGAACTCTACTGTTGACCAAGGTGATGGTCTTATTCACTCCGCTACCTGCCACAGCTGGCTCGAAAAACTCTCTTCCTCCCAGATTAACATCATCAACCTCACGACGCCCTCTCTTCCGAGGATTCAACTCCCCCGGATGAGCATCAGGCACAGTCTTCTCAGGAGCCTCCACAACTTTGTTTCCCTGATCATCTAACAACTCGATGGACACAGAGTGCCCAGCCCCAGAAGCCCCAACCCTAGAAGGGCCAGCACACGCTCCATCGGCATTCTTCCTCGATGCACGCTGAATGAGCAACATCATAGACTTATCCATCTCCTTCCTAACTCCGTTGTCCAAAATCTTCTGCAAAGAAACTCCAGCcactaaaacaaaacaaaagaaggaaaagaatcAACGCGTAATACAAAAAAGGGGGGGAGACAAGcagtaaataaaaaaatatatgaatGAAAAAGTAATCAATCGATTGGAAATCCCCTCTTACAATCATGTATTTCCAAAAAATCGGGCTCGTTTAACTGAAGATGTGTATACATCGACCTCAACCCATGAAACTCATTCAGATACCTCGCGTCGTACTTCTCGAGATTATTTAAATAATCGATAGTAAGCTGGCTCACTTTACCACATGGTTTCACAAACTCTAAATCAGGTCCCCCAAAATACAACCACCTAGCATGGTACCCAGAATTGGAAGATCGAACACTGACAATTTTAACCCTCTTATAAGGACAGTCAAAATAAACCTGTTCGTCGTGATACCTAACTGCATATATCGAAAAGAAAAATTTAAAAGAAGGAGTTCTATTCCTATCACAGCAAAGAGCGACGAACCCACTAAGCTGGGCAATGGAGTTGGGCGTCAACTGACTAACCCCACATCCAATAGCCTCGAACATCGCCAAGAAAAATTGATGCATAGGCAACCGAAGTCCGAAGTGGAAAAATATCATCGGTATCCCGTGCATCCCAAATTTCGACATCATCTACACTCGTTCATCAGCTGTCGGTACTCGGTATCGATACCCATTCGAAAAATCCACATACGACTTTATCTTGTTCACTGGAGGATCCTTTGTAATATAATGACTCAGATAGTTTAAACTTGTTCTTCCCTCGAACTCTTCCCTACCCAACTGAAGACCATCTTCAACAACCTGTCGTCTCCTTTCTAAGGTCCCAGGACTCGGGGGAGGCGAGGGAAGAGGCCCAATAGGGACATTCCCCAAGAACTCATCCTCGTTCATAAAATCGAAGGACCCACACTGCTCTAAGTCAGGAATCTCCAAACTATTCAAATTTAGGAATGACTCTTGATCACCCTCCTCGAGGGGTCGCTTACCGGGATCTCGACCAGAAATGGTACGGATAGATGACGAACTAGATTGATCCATTAAATGATTGAAATTGAATAAACTAAATTGAGAGAAGTAAGATGTTAAAGAAAAAACAGCAAAAGATAATATAGTAGGGTGGAAGATGACTTACAAGCGATTACTGCAGTAGTCAGGAGTTTGAGGTGGAATAAGAATAAGTCGGGCTGCCGCTGTGTTTTTGTTAAGTGAAACGAAAGCCGAACAGTCTAATTCTCCAATGTCCAATCAATAGTCCCCAGAAAATAAAAACCAAAATACTTATACGTTCCAAAAAAAAGaggaaaaagaagaagaagaagaaatgaagTAAAGTTAAAATACAATAATATTCACAACACATTCACTCCTATCCCAATACCCTtgtcttttttatttttatttttatttttattttttttactaaCATTTAATCTTCTCATTATTTTATTCTTTTTACCACGCTTTGCTCATTTTCTCAACTCTCAGGTCCCGAAATAAAAAGCGCAAATTTAAAGATAGTTGCTTGAACTGGGAGGGGGACAAATGTTGGACCAAGACATTACAGTCAAAAGGAGTTATAATTAGGAtaattgtaaagcataatgtaaagcccaagaaggccTATTTTGTAAGAAAAGCCCATTTGGGACATGGTATAAATATAAGATAACAACCTCATTTGAGGAGGTTGGAAAATTAAAGTAAAGAGATCATCTCCTAAAATTATAGTCTTAATAATATAGTAATATTGTAGGCTTATCACAAACTCTATCCAGCTAGAATTTGTTATCTTTCTATAAATAGTAAAGAATGACTTAATGTGGTGTTGCTGTGCTGTCATTGTTGCCAGGTTGGATGGATGGAAGTAGTGGTGAGTCAATACGCTTATTACCCCCCCCCCTCAAGGTGGGAAGGGTAGAATAAATTCCAAGCTTGGAAAGAAGATTCTGAAATTGTATCAGAGTTAAAATCTTAGTGAAAGCATCTGCCAACTGATTTTGAGTTGCTAAATAAGTAAGTTGCAGCAGCCCTTTTAAAACCTTATCACGAGTAAAGTGACAATCTATGTCGATATGCTTAGTACCTCGTGGAAGATAGGATTTTTGGCAATATGGATGGCTGATTGGTTATCACAGTGAAGGGTTACAAGAGTCAAATTATACACAccaagttcatcaagcaacctCACTGTCCAGGTGACTTCAGCTATGGCAGAAGCCATGGCACGGtattcagattctgaagaagaacGTGAGATGGTGGCTTGCTTCTTGGATTTCCAAGATACTGGAGAATCACCAAAGAGAAGAACATAGCCAGTGACAGACCGATGTGACATGGGACAAGCAGCCCAATCACTATCGGAATATGCTTGAAGTGTCAATGAATTGGAAGCACGTAATAATATACCTTGCTAGGAGAAGTAGAAATGTATTTGATGGTATGTAATAAAGCATCCAGATGAGAAGTACGGGGTGATTGCATGAACTAACTTAAAACTTGCACAACATAGTTTAAGTCTGGGCGTGCGTTTGTAAGGTAATTGATTTTACCTACTAATGATCGATAAATATCAGGAGCAGGTAATAGAGTACCACCATCAGAAACAAGTTTAAGATTGAGTGGCAATGGAGTAGAAGCGGCAATGGAGTAGAAGACTTGCGAGGTAATTCATAAGGGCAGGCAGTGAGCAAATTTTTAGTAAATTTTGCTTGACTCAAAGTAATCCCATTTGCATAATAACCAACTTCAAGTCCAAGAAAGTAATGAAGGAGACCCAAATCCTTAATACTAAAGATATTGTCAAGATGTGTCTTAATGTGATTAATTGAAGAAATATCATCGCCCGTGATAATGATATCATCACCGTAAACTGCCATTATAGTAACCATGGAAC is a window from the Apium graveolens cultivar Ventura chromosome 1, ASM990537v1, whole genome shotgun sequence genome containing:
- the LOC141708227 gene encoding uncharacterized protein LOC141708227 yields the protein MCCGPTKTPRSATGETPFRLVYGVDVVLPVEISLISPRIEVFDPSLAVEALRFHNDLLEETREESRLRIIAQQEKTARYFNKKVKNKRFEVGDLVLRDSATSQPTISEKFKPTWEGPYKVSKDVSTRTYELSYLDGQPIKNA